A genomic window from Lycium barbarum isolate Lr01 chromosome 4, ASM1917538v2, whole genome shotgun sequence includes:
- the LOC132637848 gene encoding uncharacterized protein LOC132637848 — MESRNWMYNRTNENRGGMRQEFVDGVDAFVGYAMTLETFLSHGLVRCPCVKCQCRNYENREIVRLHLYKDGFQKDYTVWTSHREMNSSFGRFQDFVVGESSRAVEPNVQNSRMHDMVQDAYGMHSDFESGNYGEEAPNEEASRFFEQLKKASQPLYNGSPHSQLSIAVRLLSIKADWNVPQGVMDAVIGLIHELVDPNLEIPENYYKAKRLVSKLGLSSMRIDCCENGCMLYYKDDEGLESCKFCGRARFKQTHSGKRVVVKAMHYLPLTPRLKRLYASNSCARHMRWHSENRRSPGVMCHPSDGEAWKHFDTTHPEFAAEPRNIRLGLCFDGFTPHSVSAAPYSCWPVFLTPYNLPPELWVETFDVSLKQNFNLRATLMWTINDFSAYGMLSGWMTAGKSMKNAFRKNKIERNYPPPRLSGVEIWERVENFPKVTEEPPYKFDGYGLAHNWTKQSIFWELPYWKDNLLRHNLDVMHIEKITLIIYSIQ, encoded by the exons ATGGAATCTCGTAATTGGATGTATAATAGGACAAACGAAAACCGAGGGGGGAtgaggcaagaatttgtagatggtGTCGATGCTTTTGTTGGCTATGCAATGACACTTGAAACTTTTCTAAGTCATGGCTTGGTTAGGTGCCCTTGTGTGAAATGTCAATGTAGGAATTACGAGAATCGAGAGATTGTTAGGCTTCATCTCTATAAAGACGGCTTTCAAAAAGATTATACAGTGTGGACTAGTCATAGAGAAATGAATAGTAgttttggtagatttcaagacttTGTTGTTGGTGAAAGTAGTAGGGCGGTGGAACCTAATGTCCAAAATTCTAGAATGCACGACATGGTTCAAGATGCTTATGGGATGCATTCCGATTTTGAATCCGGAAACTATGGTGAAGAAGCTCCAAATGAAGAAGCTAGTCGTTTTTTTGAACAGTTGAAAAAGGCTAGTCAGCCTTTATATAACGGGAGTCCCCACTCTCAATTGTCTATTGCTGTTAGATTATTAAGCATCAAAGCAGATTGGAATGTTCCTCAAGGTGTAATGGATGCTGTGATTGGCCTTATACATGAATTAGTTGACCCGAATTTAGAGATACCTGAAAATTACTATAAGGCAAAGAGACTAGTGTCTAAGTTAGGACTCTCGTCGATGAGAATTGATTGTTGTGAAAATGGATGCATGTTATACTATAAGGATGACGAAGGTCTAGAATCTTGTAAGTTTTGTGGAAGAGCTCGTTTTAAGCAGACTCATAGCGGGAAGAGGGTTGTCGTTAAAGCGATGCATTACTTACCTCTTACAccaaggttaaagaggttgtacGCATCAAATAGCTGCGCTCGTCATATGAGATGGCACAGTGAAAATAGAAGGTCgcctggtgttatgtgtcatccatcagACGGAGAGGCTTGGAAACATTTTGACACAACACATCCAGAATTTGCGGCTGAACCACGAAACATTAGGTTGGGTTTATGTTTCGATGGATTCACTCCACATTCTGTTTCTGCTGCACCATATTCTTGCTGGCCTGTTTTTTTAACACCATATAATCTTCCACCTGAGTTGT GGGTTGAGACGTTTGACGTTTCTCTTAAGCAGAATTTTAATTTGCGGGCCACTTTAATGTGGACTATTAATGATTTTTCTGCCTACGGGATGTTGTCTGGGTGGATGACTGCTGGAAA GAGTATGAAAAATGCATTTAGGAAGAACAAAATTGAACGAAACTATCCACCTCCAAGACTTTCGGGAGTGGAAATTTGGGAGAGGGTTGAGAACTTTCCAAAAGTTACTGAAGAACCACCGTACAAGTTCGATGGGTATGGGCTTGCACATAACTGGACCAAACAGAGCATATTTTGGGAGTTACcatattggaaggataatcttctccggcataatcttgatgttaTGCACATtgaaaaaattactttgataatttaTTCAATACAGTAA
- the LOC132638656 gene encoding uncharacterized protein LOC132638656 — MSPNRQRQIYYAFKDKCVWRSEHETQLAQNFKKKAQRLLSDMLGRVRESNKKPKWILPENYAKLLHYWATNERFLQLSDIGKKARNSTKGGSLHTSGAMSQEAVRRKLASLP; from the exons ATGTCACCAAATCGCCAGAGACAGATCtattatgcatttaag GATAAATGTGTCTGGCGCTCGGAACATGAGACGCAGCTAGCCCAAAACTTCAAGAAGAAAGCTCAGCGCTTACTAAGTGACATGTTAGGAAGGGTTCGTGAATCTAACAAGAAGCCCAAGTGGATCCTTCCTGAAAACTATGCCAAGCTACTTCATTACTGGGCAACTAATGAAAGATTCTTACAACTAAGTGACATAGGGAAGAAGGCTAGAAATTCGACAAAGGGTGGCTCCCTACACACTAGTGGGGCTATGAGCCAAGAGGCCGTGAGGAGGAAGCTGGCAAGTCTACCTTAA